DNA from Denticeps clupeoides chromosome 7, fDenClu1.1, whole genome shotgun sequence:
CAAAAATCTCAACTATTAACCAGAACAATCCTGAACCAAGAAGCAAGGAAACAAGACCATAGTATTTACTATAAAAAAAGTGGCTTTGTTGCTTTTCATTCTACAGAAATTAGGCAAAATAAATTTGAGGCCTACACTGATTTTCTACTAACTTTTCCTGGGGtggaatgtacagtacaggccaaaagtttagacccaccttctcattcaatgtgttttctttattttcatgaccatttacgttggtagattctcactgaaggcatcaaaactatgaatgaacacatgcggagttatgtacttaacaaaaagtggagacctggcctccacagtcactggacctgaacccagttgagatggtttggggtgagctggactgcagagtgaaggcaaaggggccaacaagtgctaaacacctccgTCCTTCAAGAaggttggaaaagcatttcaggtgacgacctcttgaagctcatcgagagaatgattagagtgtgcaaagcagtaatcagagcaaagaaactagaatataaaacatgttttcagttatttcacctttttttgttaagtccataactccacatctgttcattcatagttttgatgccttcagtgagaatctaccaacgtaaatggtcatgaaaataaagaaaacacactgaatgagaaggcgtgtccaaacttttgacctgtactgtacatttatggcacttacaatcagtagttacagggacatgtGTCTCAGCAGACACTCAGggattgtggtcttctggtaactaggtgagtgtgttgcccactaggcttctaccaccatAGTTTTAACAGTTCCCGCTCCAAATAAAggaattcattaattaaaaatgtaagatTGATATTATGTTGAGGAATGAATAAGCATCCTCCACACTGTGGCAGTTGGGTCAGTGTTGTGTCTCACTGTACCCACAAGTAAATTATTTGACAGGCAGAAACGTAACTGCTATTAATAATTGGGCCAAGATCAGTTGAACTGCTATTTGATTTCAATGCAACTCTCGATATACTATATGATGTTAATAAGCACAGAGTTGGTAAGGAAAGGCTGTTATCTCACTGAAAGGCATGGGGCTGGGTGATGCTGAAATTGCACTATTGCCATCCAGcaggtgaacatttttttcagagctcatgttattattttttggggCTCATGTTATAATTATTGAAAGTTAGAGGCATATGGACTCTCTACAGCAAACTTCCATCTCATTGTCTTCCTATAGCTGCGTGGCCGGATGCTGCCTGATTCCTTTTTGCACcaatacttttaaaaatgttgaacaCAAGTGCCCGAAGTGTCGGAGCGCCCTTCACACTTGGAAAAAGTTGTAAAACACAAGAGAGGTGATCAGACGTCCAAGTCCCTAAAGATCTACGGCGCTGGGCCTCCACCTGGAAGCCGTGGAAGCTTGCTGTGGACTGTAGGGACCTGGAGACTGCTGGCAGTAAGTGGATGCCCACCTTCATCCCTGTTCGCAACGCAGACCTATTTCTTTTAACACTTTGGAATGCTGTGGCTGAACACAGAAGCAGAGTTGGATTACGGACCATGCTCATGCTCTCTTATACGGGTTATGGATGCTGTGACAAAAGTTACAATTTCTTCTAGGGATGCAGTCAAAATACTTCTGTTTCTTTGTCTGTTAAGGCCTTATATAAATTCCTTGTTTGCTTAAGGCGAAGACACAGCCTACAGTGTCAGCATTTACTTTTTTGACACAAAAggatctatatacacacacaataaacgCCCGTAATTGTTTACCACAAAACATcagtttatttacaaaaaaaacaataaaaatcagaTGTGCTCCATCTGTATTAAAAAAGTATGTATACAtaacatgtataaatatatacactgtGCAAAATGTATAGCATACAATCCATGTCTCAAATTATCTTCAAAGGGAGACAATATAAAACCAGATATCCATTAAATTCCAGCACAAACCTCTttggtttaaattttttttcttggtaaaAGATCTTCTTATTGTTATTTTGGTAGAGCAGTGCACAGTTGCTTTCTTGAGAGTGTAAAACACAATTCCCTCTGTATTCTCATTTCTGATCAACGTAATAAAGGACTTTGACTATAGTAAGTGCTTATGCCATATTGTTTTTCTGTATACCAGTGGAAACAGGTTCTAGCTGCTTGCGTATCCGCTACTTTTGAAAAAACTTGTATGTGTCTAAATATGTACATTGTATTTGTTCCTTGCGAGAGACAGAGCGCTTTGGCTCCATTTTTACATTCTCCCTCTCCGTTGTTCTGTTAGGTGAAAGAGCCGCTTTGGCACGTGTTTCCTCTGTGGCTTCACTACCTAACAAGTAATACGGCCTACTGTAGATATGGAGATGCGGAGATTTTATTTCGGCCAGCAGATGTCGCTACTGAGCCTGCACTGGCCTACACTGCTGGCTCATTGGTTTTAAACAGGTTTATTTTTTGGGAACAGTGTAAATGTCCTGTTGATGCCGTGGCTGTCAATGTGATATTGTGATGTTTATGTGACTTTGCTTATTAGTTTATGtggaattaaaaatgtaaaattttcaaGATTCTGGTTAATAAAATGAACCCTACAACCCAAAAAACCTGTTATACACTGTCAAATGGTAAATGGATGAAGGGAAATTTTAGCATCGGAGTCGAAGCCTCCAAAGCCCCCAAAGTGGGGTGTTTAGTTGATATGGTGGGTGCCATGTCTCCCAGTCAGAATCGTAATGGAACAGCAGCAAACACCACTGAGACGCCGGTTTTCATCCTGCCATGATCAGAGAAGGACATCAACTCCATAAACCAGCTACTTtgtctttatctttttttttttgcgtgcaAAAGACATGATTATGCTGCTacacaattatttttctttaattaatcTAGTAGCAAAGTGATGCTTTTCTGTTCCTTCTCATGAAATTGTAAAAGTAAAGGGAAGCTTGGTGTCTGAGTTACAGCTGAATAAAACACCGGTCCCAGACGCATATTGATGCAGTGTGTTTTATACAATAAATCGTGCAGTCCTAGCTGTCAACAACAGTGcgaacaaatatatatatatattttaaatacagaTCTTTTAAAATGCGAAGGCACTTCATCTATTGCGCAAGCTGAATATTTCAGTGTGCTGCGTCCCTATGGTTCACTTGTCTGTGTAAGCTTGACAGCCCGTCATCTTCGCCAAAAGCAAGTTCTATTTTACATCTGCTTTACTGCGGATGGCGAGCAAACCGATTTCAAATGtccgttgaaaaaaaaaagaaaagcttcttGCTGAGGCAAACCGCGCTGCCTCATGCCAAGCAGAGGCCTGTGTCCCGGGATGGCATCCAAAAGCAGGCACGGCTTAGTGCTTTCTTTCTCCTCTCAAGAAATTGGtcagatgaaaataaaacatcccAATAACGTCAAGAACACGCTCCGATCCAGCTCTCCagtggagaacacacacacagctcctcgAGCTACAGGTGAAGTTCTGCACTCTGTATTTCTTCAACAAGCTGTACCTGTATGTCCTATCTGTAAAGTTTCCACGTTTGTGCTACAGATCAGTCCCAGTGCAGCTGCAGGTCATGGGGGTCCAGGAAGTCAGAGGAGAAGACCCCTGTAGGCGGGGAGACGCCTGTGGGGACGGGCATGGTGAGATCCAGCCACTCCATGTTGTCCAAGTTGCCATCCTGCAGGTGGATGGTCGGGGAGGTGAAGGACAGCTCGGACATGTCCATGGGCGAGTGCGGCTGCTCCAGCAGATGACTGTGCAGCTCCTCCATCAGCCGCAGCGCCCGGGGCTCCGTCCCGCCCGACAGCGTGCCCTCCAGGAACGACTCCAGCTGGTTGTCTGTGGCCAGGGCCAGCAGGCTGGGAGCCGGGGACTCCGGCACCAGCAAGGGCGGCCGGGCCACCTGCACCTGGGGTGGAGGGCGGGACAGCACGGTGTTGATGGGAAGGGTGGTGACGTTGGCCGTCACAGGCAACAGCTTGTCCAGGGACTGAGGGTCCTGCTTAATGATGGGGGGTATTTCTATTTGTACAAAAGAGAACAGAGGGTCATCATCATATTGAGGGGTTTACTTTGTCATACGACTCAAATGACCATATTGGCCCAACCTAATTTTTATGACTAATTCAAACATTTAATACAAAGATCACATTAAGTGCCATCTACAATGCATTGTGAAGGTAAGACGATGTCACTTATTTTATGAGGGATTTAATAGTATAATCTAAAAAATAATTCGAAAAAGGTAGTCATTAACAGGTCTGTAAATGATCAGAATTTAGAATTAATGCTGAGCCAGTAAACTCAGTTTACTACTGTGATACCACAGAATACCACAGTTGAGATTGTATCCAACCTTTAAAACACATATGTTTTACAACTTAGATAATAGgattaaaaaactaaaaaacttttttttaaatcagtttataCTGTATATTCAAGGAAAACGCAGCCCCATCCTTTCTTACCTCCACTTTCAATCAGCACATCAAACAGGTCATCCATGTGCTGACTGGTTGCAGTGGGAACCTTTGAGGGGAACACATACACTTTGCTTAACACAAGTCAATCCCATACGGGGAAGATGTGAATAAAAAACAGCCTTTGAAATGAACAGATGCTCTATTCTCTGAAGAAAACTGCACCCAGGGCAGATTTAAACAGGAGTTCAATATGATGACTGCATAACATGCTGCAAAGTCAGAAAAAACAATGACCCTCCTGCTATATAGTGcaggatgaggtgtgtgtgtgtgtgtgtgtgttacctgtataGGGGCTTGCAAGCTGCGCGTTTGTTTGACAGCCTCCTCATAGCGAGGAGGGTCCTTGTTCTTGGGGCTAAGGCTGGAGAAGGTGGACGGCTGCAGGATGTAAGAAGGTGGGCAGGGGGACGGTGCCTAAACGACCacgtaaaaaaaagaagcaataaTTGAAGCCTCGCTATTAAAGCTcgttaaaataaaacacaatagcAGAAGTGCATGACActacatcagaaaaaaatggtcACGCAGGAACTTTTACTTTAGTCAAAGGTCCGTTGTGAGCCATGTGATTGGGCGAATTCTGTGCGGGTGAGCGGCTTTCTGGGGAACTGCTGAGGAACCGCTGAGGAACTTCTGCAGCAGGCTGGTTCTGGATGGGCCGGTAGTGGAAAGCAGGGCCGTTCTGGAGTGGGGTAGAAGGGTTAGTTAAAAACTGCTGCTGCTAATTATGTCGCAGGTCCCGGCCGGGCGTGGCAGGCATGCTTGCTGTCAGTTCGATCACTCAGCACCTGCTCCAGTAACCGGGCCGGTGCCAGCGCCGCTTTTGCTGCGAGCAGCGGAGGAATCAATCACCTGACCTCAACTGTTATTGCCCTGCCAACCATGAAGATAAACCACCCAGCGAGGAGCGCATGAAGAGGAGATGAACACGGGCTTTAGTTTCTGGCTTATAAAAGCCAGATTTTCCTGAGGAATGGACCTTGGGTTTTCCATCACGGATTAACTGaggatttattttaaaaaacttGGAGAAGGAGGCAACATAGAGCACAAGGTCTGTGGGAAAATGTTGGTCCTCATGGTGCTTTCACTTAAGTCACAGTATGCAAAACACTGATTGCTGGATCCACCCCCCTGTTAATGGATGGAGCGTCCTCTCTGTCCCCTGTCCTCACCTGAGCTGTGGCTGGCGTCGACTGCTGCCGCGGTGACGTCTCCGTTTTCTGGTGCTGCAGAAGAGACGTCTGGGGCAGACCTGTGGCTGCACTGGCAACTGTATGTTGTGCCTGAAGGGTTTAAAAGAAGGCAGAACCAGATGCATAATGGCTTCATTTATTGCATTAAACTGCTGCATATGTGTTATATTGTTTGTGCTCTGAGCTTGATGAGACTTCCACAGACATAGTCCCTCTCCAGTCACCACCCATCATGCTTATTTCCAAATCAGGTTTTTATCCCTCCATCATTAATGGTTTGCACTGTTCAGAAATACATCAGAATGAACAGTGCTGGTGACATTCTGGGCAACTGTAATGATTTCACTGCACATGCTGGGAAGCACATACTGTATCTTACACAAGGACTAATGAATGGACTTAACGAATTAAAAACTCGTTTTACAGCGACAAATTCCTACCTGCGCTGTGATGTTGCTCGTGTTGGGCAGTTGGATGCTGGTGGGCATGGTGGACACTGGGAGGAGAATCTGTGCTCCAGGCTGGCTGGTTAACAGGGCATGGGGGACCTGGGGCACCTGTTGGTGGCTGATGAAAATATGGGGGACTTGGTGGGAGACTTGGGGCTCCTCTTGTTTAATCCCAGCCAGCTGGATGATGGAGCAGCTTGCAGTGGTGCCACTCTCCTCTTTGACAGTGAAGGTTGAGAGAGGCGAATGGGGCGGACTTGGTTCAGGCCGCTGGCCCGTCTGCTGGTTCCTTTTCTCCACCTCCAGCTGcatcttcagctcctccaccagGCTCTGCTGCTTCTCCAGCTTGCGCATAAGCTCCTCGATCTGTCGCTCCTTCTCGTGAAGCCGCTGGTCCTTCTCAATCACCCTGGTCTCCATGGTGACGTCTTCCATGGGCACCTTGTTGGGTGACATCCTCATGGCTGACATGCCTGGGGACGGAGTGCCCTGGAAGCTTCTAGAGGAGCTCTCTGCAAACCCTGCCTCTTCCATGCTGGTGCTGGAGATTTCAGAGTGGACGGGTGACACAGGGGGAGAGGAGCTGCTGTTTTCGAACTGCAGGGATGCAGTGGGAGCCATGAGCTCCATAGCAACACCGGGCTGAGTG
Protein-coding regions in this window:
- the mrtfbb gene encoding myocardin-related transcription factor B isoform X2 — encoded protein: MGLQARPHAEPALTSMACLEVETPALGRGKFKSVLQLRLQQRRTREQLVDQGIMPPLKSPAAFHEQIRSLERARTESFLKHKLCTRPERSELVRMHILEETQAEPSLQATQMKLKRARLADNLNEKIAQRPGPMELVEKNILPVDTNVKEAIIDGDVYNFDEDSNDALSPEQPASQESQGSAPSPKDISASPPTTSIVPSLSLVPSEEATNSRPTVTLQCVTTMAPTKPAPTLVKHSQPKAPSDKSRSKKSKEPRPRVKKLKYHQYIPPDQKQEANKAPMDSAYARLLQQQQQFLQLQIISQQQQHYNYQTILPAPLKPAAEGPTACSNVGLSSSIALSAPIVVSVPGAAPARQYHTLTNRKPGPLPANLDEMKVAELKIELKLRGLPVSGTKTDLIERLKPFQEGSGGTQPGVAMELMAPTASLQFENSSSSPPVSPVHSEISSTSMEEAGFAESSSRSFQGTPSPGMSAMRMSPNKVPMEDVTMETRVIEKDQRLHEKERQIEELMRKLEKQQSLVEELKMQLEVEKRNQQTGQRPEPSPPHSPLSTFTVKEESGTTASCSIIQLAGIKQEEPQVSHQVPHIFISHQQVPQVPHALLTSQPGAQILLPVSTMPTSIQLPNTSNITAQAQHTVASAATGLPQTSLLQHQKTETSPRQQSTPATAQNGPAFHYRPIQNQPAAEVPQRFLSSSPESRSPAQNSPNHMAHNGPLTKAPSPCPPSYILQPSTFSSLSPKNKDPPRYEEAVKQTRSLQAPIQVPTATSQHMDDLFDVLIESGEIPPIIKQDPQSLDKLLPVTANVTTLPINTVLSRPPPQVQVARPPLLVPESPAPSLLALATDNQLESFLEGTLSGGTEPRALRLMEELHSHLLEQPHSPMDMSELSFTSPTIHLQDGNLDNMEWLDLTMPVPTGVSPPTGVFSSDFLDPHDLQLHWD
- the mrtfbb gene encoding myocardin-related transcription factor B isoform X1; the encoded protein is MEPQGSLGVEGEQGTLVPSPRSDAVTHDLEELTLQPSQSLPPIKERRNVLQLRLQQRRTREQLVDQGIMPPLKSPAAFHEQIRSLERARTESFLKHKLCTRPERSELVRMHILEETQAEPSLQATQMKLKRARLADNLNEKIAQRPGPMELVEKNILPVDTNVKEAIIDGDVYNFDEDSNDALSPEQPASQESQGSAPSPKDISASPPTTSIVPSLSLVPSEEATNSRPTVTLQCVTTMAPTKPAPTLVKHSQPKAPSDKSRSKKSKEPRPRVKKLKYHQYIPPDQKQEANKAPMDSAYARLLQQQQQFLQLQIISQQQQHYNYQTILPAPLKPAAEGPTACSNVGLSSSIALSAPIVVSVPGAAPARQYHTLTNRKPGPLPANLDEMKVAELKIELKLRGLPVSGTKTDLIERLKPFQEGSGGTQPGVAMELMAPTASLQFENSSSSPPVSPVHSEISSTSMEEAGFAESSSRSFQGTPSPGMSAMRMSPNKVPMEDVTMETRVIEKDQRLHEKERQIEELMRKLEKQQSLVEELKMQLEVEKRNQQTGQRPEPSPPHSPLSTFTVKEESGTTASCSIIQLAGIKQEEPQVSHQVPHIFISHQQVPQVPHALLTSQPGAQILLPVSTMPTSIQLPNTSNITAQAQHTVASAATGLPQTSLLQHQKTETSPRQQSTPATAQNGPAFHYRPIQNQPAAEVPQRFLSSSPESRSPAQNSPNHMAHNGPLTKAPSPCPPSYILQPSTFSSLSPKNKDPPRYEEAVKQTRSLQAPIQVPTATSQHMDDLFDVLIESGEIPPIIKQDPQSLDKLLPVTANVTTLPINTVLSRPPPQVQVARPPLLVPESPAPSLLALATDNQLESFLEGTLSGGTEPRALRLMEELHSHLLEQPHSPMDMSELSFTSPTIHLQDGNLDNMEWLDLTMPVPTGVSPPTGVFSSDFLDPHDLQLHWD